Proteins encoded by one window of Antechinus flavipes isolate AdamAnt ecotype Samford, QLD, Australia chromosome 4, AdamAnt_v2, whole genome shotgun sequence:
- the MAP6D1 gene encoding LOW QUALITY PROTEIN: MAP6 domain-containing protein 1 (The sequence of the model RefSeq protein was modified relative to this genomic sequence to represent the inferred CDS: deleted 2 bases in 1 codon), whose protein sequence is MAWPCISRVCCLARRWNQLDRSDVAVPLTVHSYSDIEDPPPPPGPPRPGPPAPRARRSPSTSGTSAPRAGTRSPGPGRAGPGPGGGRRERDREPAAAPSVYVLPGGNALEASDGDPRFLRIRAPADAAPLPVTTSYRQEYRPWPATKPPRPIKTKATSIIVTDYTVRESSYRADFKVPEGRRKFSPNPSAVFQASPAPILHV, encoded by the exons ATGGCGTGGCCCTGCATCAGCCGCGTGTGCTGCCTGGCGCGCCGCTGGAACCAGCTGGACCGCTCGGACGTGGCCGTGCCGCTGACCGTGCACAGCTACTCGGACATCGAGGACCCCCCGCCGCCGCCGGGCCCCCCCCGGCCGGGCCCCCCGGCTCCCCGGGCCCGCCGCTCACCCAGTACCAGCGGGACTTCGGCGCCCCGCGCCGGGACCCGCAGCCCTGGTCCCGGCCGGGCC GGCCCCGGTCCCGGGGGGGGCCGCCGGGAGCGAGACAGGGAGCCCGCGGCGGCCCCCAGCGTCTACGTGCTTCCGGGGGGCAATGCGCTCGAGGCCAGCGACGGGGACCCCCGCTTCCTGAGGATCCGGGCCCCCGCCGACGCCGCCCCCCTGCCGGTCACCACGTCCTACAG ACAGGAGTACCGACCATGGCCCGCCACCAAACCTCCGAGACCCATCAAGACCAAAGCGACCTCTATCATCGTGACCGACTACACTGTGAGGGAGAGCAGCTACCGCGCCGACTTCAAG GTCCCCGAAGGAAGGAGAAAGTTCTCGCCTAACCCTTCGGCTGTGTTCCAGGCCTCCCCCGCCCCCATCCTGCACGTGTGA